In Chloroflexota bacterium, one DNA window encodes the following:
- the groES gene encoding co-chaperone GroES produces the protein MSLKPLGDRLLVKPIEQEEKTASGIILPETAKEKPQEGEVLAAGPGARQDDGTRIDMDVKVGDRVLYAKYAGTEIKIEGTKHLILRESDVLAIVE, from the coding sequence ATGAGCCTTAAACCACTAGGTGATCGATTGCTGGTCAAACCGATCGAACAGGAAGAGAAGACCGCCTCTGGCATCATTTTGCCCGAGACTGCCAAGGAAAAGCCCCAGGAGGGCGAGGTGTTGGCTGCCGGTCCCGGCGCTCGCCAGGACGACGGCACACGAATCGACATGGACGTCAAGGTTGGCGACCGCGTGTTATACGCCAAGTACGCTGGTACCGAGATCAAGATCGAAGGCACCAAGCACCTCATCCTTCGGGAAAGCGATGTACTGGCAATCGTCGAATAG
- a CDS encoding tetratricopeptide repeat protein, producing the protein MIILIILTLGAVGYFANERFELVRNPFETPTPTATPTRTTLSFLSEAQSQYEQGNIREAIQAFRVVADREPDNDEVRRELARLLIFDSEFDESLIFAREAEAINEDDARNLATLALALDWTSNYDDAYSYAQLAVALDPQLSQAHGALAEVMADLGSWYQAVDEAETAVELDGRSMDAHRVLGYTHEVQGKYSEAIPHYQKALELEPNLTFLYLTLGSNYRALATKQWGTKQADENFASSVEMFRKGLEINPDDATLRFNLGKTLFQAGDQELGIRELRKAVELKPDMPEAYQQLAVNLYLRRAYEEAIEQMQKAIDLGNESAINYYVVGLSYLNLEETDCEKGVPWLEKALEIDPDSAPAREGLNRCGVSFP; encoded by the coding sequence GTGATCATACTCATAATCCTCACTCTCGGCGCGGTGGGCTATTTCGCGAACGAACGATTTGAGCTTGTCCGCAACCCCTTTGAGACCCCAACACCCACGGCAACGCCAACCCGGACGACCCTTTCGTTTCTTTCTGAGGCCCAATCGCAATACGAGCAGGGGAATATCCGGGAGGCAATTCAAGCCTTTCGGGTGGTGGCAGACCGGGAGCCCGACAACGACGAGGTGCGGCGGGAGCTGGCTCGCCTGTTGATCTTCGACAGCGAATTCGATGAATCCCTGATATTTGCTCGGGAGGCAGAAGCAATCAACGAGGATGATGCGCGCAACCTGGCAACCCTGGCTCTGGCCCTCGATTGGACCAGTAATTACGATGATGCCTACAGTTATGCCCAGCTGGCAGTGGCGCTCGATCCTCAACTTTCCCAGGCCCACGGTGCTTTGGCCGAAGTGATGGCCGATTTGGGCAGCTGGTACCAGGCGGTAGATGAAGCGGAGACCGCCGTTGAATTGGATGGGCGCAGCATGGATGCGCACCGGGTATTGGGCTACACCCATGAGGTCCAGGGCAAGTATAGCGAGGCTATTCCTCACTATCAGAAGGCCCTGGAACTGGAACCCAACCTGACCTTTCTCTATTTAACCCTGGGAAGCAACTACCGCGCCCTGGCCACCAAGCAATGGGGAACCAAACAAGCCGATGAAAACTTTGCCTCTTCGGTCGAGATGTTCCGCAAAGGCCTCGAAATCAACCCTGATGACGCAACCTTGCGTTTCAACCTTGGCAAGACTCTTTTCCAGGCCGGAGATCAGGAGTTGGGAATCCGGGAGCTGCGCAAGGCAGTGGAGCTCAAGCCCGACATGCCGGAAGCCTACCAACAGCTTGCCGTCAATCTGTACCTGCGGCGCGCCTATGAGGAAGCCATAGAGCAGATGCAGAAAGCGATCGATCTGGGCAACGAATCGGCCATCAACTACTACGTGGTTGGCCTTTCCTACCTTAACCTGGAAGAAACGGACTGCGAAAAGGGTGTTCCGTGGTTGGAGAAGGCGCTGGAGATCGATCCAGATTCTGCGCCCGCTCGGGAAGGGCTAAACCGTTGTGGTGTATCGTTTCCTTAA
- a CDS encoding PHP domain-containing protein, translating to MNFIDLHCHTTASDGIHSPETLVRLAQEIGLRTIAVTDHDSTEGLARALEAGETYGVEILPGVELSCDVPDGEQHMLGYFVNYRDPAFQAELSRLREGRVGRAEGMAQRLTELGHPVSFERIQELAGDGAIGRPHVAQALVEAGHVDSKAEAFEKLIGRQGPAYVERARLTPVNACRLIRQAGGVPVFAHPYIVTRGGQVIEPAPVEQSLPELVGAGLAGLEVYYPRYSTNLIGKLLRLARQYDLIATGGSDFHGAGVAGAPLGSIYVPAKCLTSLKEAHRRLDA from the coding sequence GTGAATTTCATTGATCTACACTGTCACACCACCGCATCGGATGGCATCCACAGTCCGGAAACATTGGTGCGTTTGGCCCAGGAGATTGGTCTGCGCACTATCGCCGTCACCGATCACGACTCCACCGAGGGACTGGCGCGGGCGCTCGAGGCCGGCGAAACCTACGGGGTTGAGATTCTGCCTGGGGTTGAACTGAGCTGTGATGTGCCGGATGGCGAACAACATATGCTCGGTTACTTTGTGAACTACCGCGATCCCGCCTTTCAGGCAGAGCTCTCGCGCCTGCGGGAAGGACGTGTCGGACGCGCGGAGGGCATGGCCCAACGCTTGACCGAATTGGGCCATCCGGTTTCCTTTGAACGGATTCAAGAACTGGCTGGCGACGGCGCCATCGGCCGGCCCCATGTGGCTCAAGCCCTCGTCGAAGCCGGTCATGTCGATAGCAAGGCCGAGGCCTTTGAGAAGCTGATCGGCCGCCAGGGGCCAGCCTATGTGGAGCGGGCCAGGTTGACCCCGGTCAACGCATGTCGCCTGATTCGCCAGGCCGGCGGCGTTCCGGTCTTTGCCCATCCTTACATCGTCACCAGAGGTGGCCAGGTAATAGAACCTGCCCCGGTCGAACAATCGCTACCCGAACTGGTAGGGGCAGGCCTGGCAGGTCTTGAGGTCTACTATCCTCGCTATTCGACCAATTTGATAGGCAAGCTGCTCAGGTTGGCAAGGCAGTATGACCTGATCGCCACAGGGGGTTCAGACTTCCACGGTGCAGGAGTGGCCGGCGCGCCTTTGGGCAGTATCTACGTGCCAGCCAAATGCCTCACCAGCTTGAAGGAAGCTCACAGACGCCTGGACGCCTGA
- a CDS encoding DUF4910 domain-containing protein, which produces MFESQLSSIRQAYSGDAAKHHVAAISRFHRIQASPGYREAAQYVYAQLQAAGLDTELQVVPADNKARFWTLTTFQEWSCSHGTLDLIKDDQFIERLCDYNAVPISLIQRSTAIDGTFEVVVLEDGTQDAHYQDLEVEGKIVLTNGNLQRVVDMAVRRRGAAGILFDGMAATAPGRGPLDLPDARQYTSFWWGAEWPPCCFGFVLTPRQGQRLRDSAPFQVKARVESHIFDGEIEIVSAFIPGKNDQEVLIVSHLCHPQPSANDNASGAAANLEIAATLQRLIDQGELAPPSHGIRFIWVPEMSGTYIYLASHEERIPRTLAAINLDMVGQDQEQCRSTFNIEEPPDAMASFAPVLLKQLWQLLLDQEGNEEKPISLLRHAVVPFSGGSDHYILSDPTVGIPTPMLIQWPDRFYHTSADTLDRVDPQWLARAGSLAAAYAYGIATMGSSEAIWLIYATVADYQENIQNHAQAAISKALSAESQEALAQIHQELQRAIPYLTDRGSAALHTILRLWPAGAELIQEQVDFLQESAGDGLARATEVIERQLRVLGGSELPDVVEEQPWRAEACQLVPERLYRGPISFFDLMAKLSEEERDAFWQETMGAGRASWTARTLAEYWADGQLTVAEIADRVQLETGVASGERVLAYFQALAERGVVKL; this is translated from the coding sequence ATGTTTGAATCACAACTCAGTTCCATTCGACAGGCGTACTCTGGTGATGCAGCCAAACACCATGTGGCTGCCATTAGCCGTTTTCATCGAATCCAGGCCAGCCCCGGTTACCGCGAGGCGGCCCAATATGTCTACGCTCAACTGCAGGCCGCGGGGCTTGACACTGAGCTTCAGGTCGTTCCGGCCGACAACAAGGCCAGGTTCTGGACCTTGACCACCTTTCAGGAGTGGTCCTGCAGCCACGGGACGCTGGATCTGATCAAGGATGACCAGTTTATCGAGCGGCTCTGTGACTACAACGCCGTTCCGATCTCCCTGATCCAGCGCAGCACTGCCATCGACGGAACTTTCGAGGTAGTGGTGCTGGAGGATGGCACCCAGGACGCGCACTACCAGGACCTTGAGGTTGAAGGCAAGATCGTTTTGACCAACGGAAACCTTCAACGGGTCGTCGATATGGCAGTCCGGCGGCGCGGCGCAGCAGGCATCCTGTTCGACGGCATGGCAGCGACGGCACCGGGGCGCGGCCCGTTGGATCTGCCCGACGCCCGCCAATACACTTCCTTCTGGTGGGGAGCCGAGTGGCCGCCTTGTTGTTTTGGTTTTGTTTTAACGCCGCGCCAGGGTCAGCGCCTGCGCGATTCCGCGCCCTTTCAGGTGAAAGCCCGCGTAGAAAGCCATATCTTTGACGGCGAGATTGAGATAGTGTCTGCCTTCATCCCCGGCAAGAACGACCAGGAAGTCCTGATCGTCTCCCATCTCTGTCATCCCCAGCCATCGGCCAACGACAACGCCTCGGGAGCGGCGGCCAATCTGGAGATCGCGGCCACCCTGCAACGGCTCATCGACCAGGGAGAATTGGCCCCGCCCTCCCATGGCATCCGCTTCATCTGGGTCCCGGAAATGAGCGGCACCTACATCTACCTGGCAAGCCATGAGGAGCGAATCCCGCGTACCCTGGCGGCCATCAACCTGGATATGGTGGGCCAGGACCAGGAACAATGCCGGAGCACGTTTAACATCGAGGAACCCCCTGATGCCATGGCCTCCTTTGCGCCGGTGCTGCTGAAACAGCTCTGGCAATTGCTCCTGGACCAGGAAGGAAACGAGGAAAAGCCCATCAGCCTTCTCCGTCACGCCGTTGTACCCTTCTCCGGCGGCAGCGACCACTACATCCTCAGCGATCCCACCGTGGGCATCCCGACCCCCATGCTGATCCAGTGGCCCGACCGCTTTTATCACACATCCGCCGATACGCTGGACAGGGTCGATCCCCAGTGGTTGGCCCGCGCAGGCTCCCTGGCGGCTGCCTATGCCTACGGCATCGCCACCATGGGATCTAGCGAGGCCATCTGGTTGATCTACGCTACCGTCGCCGATTACCAGGAAAATATCCAGAATCATGCCCAGGCAGCCATAAGCAAGGCTCTGTCGGCCGAGTCGCAGGAGGCGCTGGCGCAGATCCACCAGGAGCTTCAACGGGCGATTCCCTACTTAACCGATCGAGGTTCCGCGGCCCTCCATACGATCCTGCGTCTGTGGCCCGCAGGGGCCGAGCTGATCCAGGAGCAGGTGGACTTCCTGCAGGAATCTGCCGGCGACGGGTTAGCGCGCGCCACGGAGGTGATCGAGCGACAACTGCGCGTATTGGGCGGGTCGGAACTGCCAGATGTGGTCGAGGAGCAGCCATGGCGCGCGGAGGCCTGCCAGCTCGTACCGGAACGCCTCTACCGCGGCCCGATCTCCTTTTTTGATCTGATGGCAAAACTATCCGAAGAGGAACGGGATGCCTTCTGGCAAGAGACTATGGGTGCAGGGCGCGCCTCGTGGACTGCGCGAACCCTGGCAGAGTATTGGGCCGATGGGCAGTTGACCGTTGCAGAAATCGCCGATCGCGTCCAACTGGAGACCGGCGTGGCAAGCGGGGAACGGGTGCTGGCCTATTTTCAGGCATTGGCTGAAAGAGGTGTGGTTAAACTGTGA
- a CDS encoding NUDIX hydrolase codes for MKVEYNFCPRCGQALVTKEASGRDRRVCDACGFIHFQDPKVAVSVLVSDEGRVLLVRRAVIPRIGYWALPAGFVEIGELPAEAAVRETQEETGLTVALDGIIDMQPIAHPNKAGFIMIFGGHVLSGTLQAQDDVSEARWFAAPEIPWEDVAFQSTRQILLRWQESLAN; via the coding sequence GTGAAAGTCGAGTACAACTTCTGCCCGCGCTGTGGCCAGGCTCTGGTCACTAAAGAGGCCTCGGGCCGCGATCGCCGGGTCTGCGACGCCTGTGGGTTTATCCATTTCCAGGACCCAAAGGTTGCCGTTTCAGTACTGGTGAGCGATGAAGGCCGGGTCCTTCTGGTACGGCGGGCCGTCATTCCTCGTATCGGTTATTGGGCATTGCCGGCGGGTTTTGTCGAGATCGGCGAACTACCAGCTGAGGCGGCGGTCCGCGAAACTCAAGAGGAAACAGGCCTGACCGTTGCCCTGGATGGCATCATCGACATGCAACCCATCGCCCATCCCAACAAGGCTGGTTTTATCATGATCTTTGGGGGCCACGTGCTCTCAGGCACTCTGCAGGCCCAGGATGACGTGAGCGAGGCCCGCTGGTTTGCGGCCCCAGAGATCCCCTGGGAAGACGTGGCTTTCCAATCAACCCGTCAAATCCTCCTCAGATGGCAGGAATCACTGGCCAACTGA